The Theileria equi strain WA chromosome 2 map unlocalized gcontig_1105316255037, whole genome shotgun sequence genomic sequence aaatgttgaagaatgtgtaggaaGAGACTCATTCACACCCCAGATGACTCaacatttcttcttccacatGCATTATTCGTTCTTCCTTAATACCTGACTTCCCATAATTTCTACTATTAATGTTAAAAAATAGTGCTATTAGATGATTCCAACAGGCTCTTCTTGGACCCGCTTATTACAGAGAAATCCGCTGGTgtagaaaaggaaaagttGATGGAGAAATAAATTTATAGTACAATAGCATGTAATAAAAACCACATTGTATATATATCATATGAgtttataataaatattCCGTAAAGGAAGATCGGTATTGTTTATTAAGTTGGTATTAGGACTAATGTGGATGAAGTAATTATGAAAATCTTCCTAATTAGTTTTTACTCATCTTGCTAAAATCTGGATCACCCGattctttaaatttgttAGCCCATAAATGTCTAAATTATACGGACTATTTAACTATGAGTTTACATTCCCAAACTATTACATCCTGCAAAACGGTCTCCTTCCCCAACGGATCTATATTAACTTGTAAGGATAGTTCCGGATAATGGATACTTTATAATATCTGTAGCTTTAATTGATGTAAAATACCAAAGAAACACTGACATGCACCataaatttgaaatttaTACCAATTAATGTTTTAAAGTCACAAGAGCATATTTGTATCAATAGtgcaaatataaagaatttACAGTGATAATTGATTGACCGTAAGATTTGGTTTGATTGTATTTGTTCTCCACCACTGATCAAAATTAGATATGGTATTAAACAGTGTCTTTTTGGAATGAGGTATATCCTTTTCCGCCGGCAGTTTAAATGGAgtttttggatattttatcaaattttTCTCAGGTAACAAATCTGTATCATCATATCCGTAGCAATTTCCCCCTTGTTTATTACTTGGAGACTCATAaaattcttcctcttttgcGATTAAATTTGTAGAGTGAACAATGCTGGATCGGTGTTTTCCACCTCTACATAGCATAAAACCGTGCATTCCAGACTTTCTATTTAGATGCATTCTCTCGTAAATCTGTTTCTTTTGCAACCTCCACTCTttcatttcttctttttccttttccattaGTTCCTTCTTGATAGAGTCTCTTCTAGCGTGACTAATGCGTAATTTCTCTCCATTTGCAAATTCTTGATCTTGACGTTCTCTGCGATATTTTAGTACTTTAGTTACAGCATATCCATCTCCAATATTTGGGTGCCTATTGTGTATAATCTGTTGGGCATACAAATCCTCTTGTTTTACTATACTTTTTTCCTCTGGTAAATATGAAGGTTGCCAAGCGTCGGTAGAGATGTATTTTACTCTGACATTTGGACGGATAGGTTTCTCTGAAGACTCGGCGGGAGTTTGACCTTTGATTTCCGTTTGAGTCTCCACAGATACTGTATTTAATCCAGTTGAACCATGATAATTGCGATTAAAATCAGAGAGTCTATACATTTTCCTTCCAAGTTTACCCTCCTTTATAATGGTAAAACTGCCAAGTAGGTCAGTTTCTAGTCCATGCGATACGTTTTTCCAATTCAGTTGTTTGTTTTCTTGCATTTCAATTTCTggttccttttccttttcttcctcagtTTCCTCACGCACGATTCTTGCCTTGGGGGCCATTTCGGCTTCTCTGACCTTGtctgtaaatttatatacttgcaaatgataaaaataccCTGTTCACTAATGTGAAATAGTGCCTGAGTCAATAAATTGTTTTCTTTTGAAAAATctctttcaaaattttcttCAAACTTTTTGGTCAAGGTTTCATCAAGTCCAGCTGTAGTTTCACTTTCACCCATCCAATTTTCAGGTTTCACATCCACATCAGAAATATTAAAGCTCTTGGGGTCATCTAGTACGTTGCAAGCCAGTGATTCTAATTCCTTACATGCCTCATTAAGCATCTGATCCAACGCCTGCTCATTGGTATCCCTGCTCCTAACGACTTTTGCAAAATCAAGAGTTGAAATTATATCAAAGGATGATTTGCCATAGATATAATTACTGTTTTTATTATCTGATGTTAGTGAtcttttatcatccttgttCAGTTTACCATCACTATTTAATAGCTGTGTGAGTGTGTCACTGTTACTATCCATCTTAAACACAGATTCATATTTTCCCAGTAATAAGTCACGTGGATCTGTTAACAGTATCTCTGGAATCTTTACATCATCCACCTTGGAACTAGGCAAGTTGCATGCTACGTTAGATGATTGTAACAACCATGTTGCCTGTGTCTTGTGTATACCATCACTGGGCAGGTTGTTCTCTACAAACAGCCGTTTCTCATCGTAACTGGATGGTACgtttgtagaatcttcttcatctgaTGCTGTGGGCTTGGGAATATAATCTTGTGGAGAAAATTGACCGCTGGAGTTCGCTTTACCATGTGCAGTAAAACCTTGTTTATACGCATCTGAGCCAAAATACAGCTGCGATAGTAAATTTCTTGATCTGGACAGATGTTCCTGCAGTCtattttcaacatttttttTGGTTTCCTAAGAATTTTTATGCGTCTACTGGTTGGAAACTTACGTAAAACTTCTTCCTATTCCTATCAACTAGCGAATCCTGACTCTCCATTGCTGAATAAACCACCTATTTCTGTGTCTAGTGTCGGTACAGCATCGCAAATTCTACGAGTACAGTCTCTTGGTCCTGCTGTGAATATCAGAGGTATAGAGCCACAAAGCCACCAGTGTAGTTGTAATAACACAAACACAGTATAGATAACGGCTATAGTTGCCTCTTGATGACCTGGTCCAGTCTAGAAGACTCTCAGGTCTAATCCTATAATTAGCTATGCAGCCACTCCTTAACGAAATGTGTATTTTACGCGCGACAATAGTGTAAAACGTTAAGTTGAATCCCAAATTTGCGACTACTTAGACAAACTCCGGCCGACTCATCTATGCTCACGAGTGCACATTGAAAGGGGACAAGAGACGTTGGATTATCGACATGTTTGGCGCACATTTCCGGATATTTGTGCTTACAAGCAGAATATCTGCATGATGTGTACTCTATTGGCGAAAGGTGTGCCGTTATAGGCGGCAACGGCCGGAAGGAAGACAAGGAACCAAATTACGTCGTTTCTCAGTATTCCGCCTTGAAATCTTTATGGCACATTTCGCTTACAGTTAGCCAAAATTCCAACGGGTGTGAGGTTTGGAGGAAGCCTAGTATACGCCAACTGTGGATGCTTAGTCGCTATAATAttcatttttggattttccaCTGGACACAAATCTCATTTATTCCTATTAGATGGAACTTGATTCGAGGTTAGATCTGTGCGCTGTACACATCCGCAGTGGAATCTGGAATATCATTCCCTGAATTGCCACTGTTGACTCTGGATCAACGTTTGGCCTTGGCACAGGCTACTTGGACCAGTTCCtagtggaagaagatggaggaagatgtGATAAGGCCTCTTCCAGCGGAAATCGCCCACAAAATAGCGGCTGGTGAGATTATTATCCGTCCATCAGCCGCGATTAAGGAGCTGATTGAGAACAGTATAGATGCAGGGTCTACACTCATACAGCTAAACATCGCTCCCAATCCTATGGACTCGTGCGAAGTCATAGACAATGGTTGTGGCATTAGTCCCAACGATATGTTGATCGTATGCAAGAGATTTACAACGTCAAAGACACAAAATACCATACACGGGGTGAAAAGTCTGGGATTCAGAGGTGAAGCGCTATCCGCATTGTCGCAGTCATCGTATGTAACAATATCTTCACGCACAAAACACCGGGAGAAGAGAACTGTTATGCGTTACATTTGCTGTAATCCTGTGATGGATGATATAGCGGAAGAAAATGGACCGCAAGGATTTACAATAAAGTATGAGAACTTGTTTTATAATTTGGAAACGAGGCATAAATCGCTCTCAGTTAGTTCCTCTCATGAATTCAACCTCTGCTTGGAGTTGGTGCAAAAGTATTCTATCCACTTTCCGGATATTAACTTTATATTTCACAAGCTGGGCAATATATCACATGAGTTTACAACATGCAATGACACGAAGCTGGGTGACCTTGTCACTACAGATTACGATCACGAGCATTTTACTGGCCAAGAACGGTTCCCACCAAACGTTGCAGCGGCTGAATATCATGAAAAATACAAGGACAATGTTGACGAACAAAGTTCTCTCTATTTAAAGAAAGTCAAGAACTCGATAAAGAATATCTATGGCATACTAGTGTACAATATTGTCTATCCCTTTGTCTCAAATTCGTTTAATAAAATCTACTACAACTGCAAGGGATTATTTTCTCACCCAAACCAATCCTCTAGAACGGCtacatttatcattttcatcaacaATCGTCTGGTCGAACTTCCTCCTCTGAGGAGATCCATTTTGAACATATACAACGAGATTAGCAACAATCGATATAGGAGATTTGTTTACCTATCATTATTTCTTCCATATGATAGAATAGATGCAAATGTTCATCCATCGAAACAGAGATTACTTTTGGAAGACCAAGATGATATAATTGACGATATCTGTCTAAATTTCAAGGTATGCCCACAATTTAACTATACATCACGTGTAGAATGAGCTTTCAAAACTTTCTTCTCTCAATTCTAGCACAGTACCAGATTCAACTTCATACAATGTCATACAACACATCACCCCTGCGGAAGCAGAAGTTGAAGCTCCTCCAACCAAATCTGAAGAGGTGCGTTCACATTTGTCGCAATACATTGGGTTTAGGacaaaaaagaaaaaacctacaacaaatttaaagtCAGAAACGATTATAGGCAAACAGACATTTCATACTTTGCGGCTCCTGTACCCTTGGAGTCTAATAAAGTACCAGTGTATATTGAAGACACACCCGAAGTTGTAACcatagagaatgaagacTTTGTCTGTGACGAAGAAGCTAGTtgtgaaaaggaagagagcACTGAATTAGATGCTATACCACCTGTTTTTAGTTTTACAGAAATGCGTGATGGCGCAACTTTGGGAGAAATGTGGATTGTAAATTCCATTAAAGAGTGAGTTTTATCTTGTCTGATAAATTTTGGTTTAGAATTTTAAGAGATATTGATGAACAGCGCGATGTGGGTTTCACAAATTCTATACTAAACTCCGTGCTGGTTGGAGTTGCAGATGATAGACATATACTAATACAACATGATGCTGAATTGGCAATGATTAACATTGTAAAAATCGCAAGAGGTTAGCTCTCTCTACTTTTATAACATCATTTATAGAGGCGGCATTTCAATCGATTTTATGGCGTATCGGGAATTTGCCAACATTGGAACTGGACCCTCCACTACCTTTGGTAGATCTTTTAGCATTTGCAATCGCAAAACGCAGGGGGAATGCAGATGATGTAGAGACATACATGTTTGTTTACGCGACCATTGTACAAGCATTTGCAGAAGTGAGGCCAAGGGACTTGCTCGTCAAACGATTATCGATGTACTAAACGCTGTATTTTCGTTTCACATTGAGGTGAGACATTGAAAAGCCCACAAAAGCCAATAGGACCTTGAGATACTTTGCATACCAAATGTATTATCAAATTACTTTCCTGGCCCAGAATTTTTGCCAGATGTtcttttaaatatattttcccAGAAGCCTgctgatgaaaagaaaTTTATCGTAAACGTATCGTATTGTATCGCAGAATATTATACCGTGGCACCGACTCAAAGTGTCGATCCAACGTACGTTTGCCACCCATCAAACGCACTTTTACAGAAGTGACCACGGAAGCTACCTATCCAGAATACTGCTGCATGCTGTGCAGAGATTCCCCGATCTTAGTCTTTCGTCACGGtttgtaaaaatacatGAATGTATATCGGGTATAGGTTGATCAAAAATGGATCATACATTAAGCTCGCAAATCTAAATGTGCTGCATCGTATATTCGAACGGTGCTGACGATGATTAAAGGTCGCCGTCGTCATCAATGGCAACGTTTGCAGCTGCTTCCAAGTCCTTTTCAGATTGTTGAACCAACAATGGATCAATCATGATTTCTGGAGCTTTGGCGCATTCACCAACAAACACTAGTTGTGGCTTATTCAACAAACGTCTTGCCAACCACAAGAATGGGCGCTCGAAATTATAGTTTGAACGAGCTGATAAATCATAATATTGCAAATTTCTCTTTCTGTGAAATTGAATATGTCCGGCCTTCACTTGACGTTCCTTGACATCAGCCTTGTTTCCAACCAATACCATTGGGATATTTTCGCAGACACGTACTATATCTCTATGCCAGTTTGGGACGTTTCTGTATGTGATACGGCTGGTAACGTCGAACATGATGATAGCGCA encodes the following:
- a CDS encoding Ras related GTP-binding nuclear protein ran/tc4, putative (encoded by transcript BEWA_038300A) produces the protein MAEEMPQFKLLLVGDGGVGKTTLVKRHLTGEFEKKYIPTLGVEVHPLKFRTNCGGIQFNAWDTAGQEKYGGLRDGYYIKGECAIIMFDVTSRITYRNVPNWHRDIVRVCENIPMVLVGNKADVKERQVKAGHIQFHRKRNLQYYDLSARSNYNFERPFLWLARRLLNKPQLVFVGECAKAPEIMIDPLLVQQSEKDLEAAANVAIDDDGDL
- a CDS encoding conserved hypothetical protein (encoded by transcript BEWA_038280A), which produces MESQDSLVDRNRKKFYETKKNVENRLQEHLSRSRNLLSQLYFGSDAYKQGFTAHGKANSSGQFSPQDYIPKPTASDEEDSTNVPSSYDEKRLFVENNLPSDGIHKTQATWLLQSSNVACNLPSSKVDDVKIPEILLTDPRDLLLGKYESVFKMDSNSDTLTQLLNSDGKLNKDDKRSLTSDNKNSNYIYGKSSFDIISTLDFAKVVRSRDTNEQALDQMLNEACKELESLACNVLDDPKSFNISDVDVKPENWMGESETTAGLDETLTKKFEENFERDFSKENNLLTQALFHISEQDKVREAEMAPKARIVREETEEEKEKEPEIEMQENKQLNWKNVSHGLETDLLGSFTIIKEGKLGRKMYRLSDFNRNYHGSTGLNTVSVETQTEIKGQTPAESSEKPIRPNVRVKYISTDAWQPSYLPEEKSIVKQEDLYAQQIIHNRHPNIGDGYAVTKVLKYRRERQDQEFANGEKLRISHARRDSIKKELMEKEKEEMKEWRLQKKQIYERMHLNRKSGMHGFMLCRGGKHRSSIVHSTNLIAKEEEFYESPSNKQGGNCYGYDDTDLLPEKNLIKYPKTPFKLPAEKDIPHSKKTLFNTISNFDQWWRTNTIKPNLTVNQLSL
- a CDS encoding DNA mismatch repair protein MLH1, putative (encoded by transcript BEWA_038290A), with product MEEDVIRPLPAEIAHKIAAGEIIIRPSAAIKELIENSIDAGSTLIQLNIAPNPMDSCEVIDNGCGISPNDMLIVCKRFTTSKTQNTIHGVKSLGFRGEALSALSQSSYVTISSRTKHREKRTVMRYICCNPVMDDIAEENGPQGFTIKYENLFYNLETRHKSLSVSSSHEFNLCLELVQKYSIHFPDINFIFHKLGNISHEFTTCNDTKLGDLVTTDYDHEHFTGQERFPPNVAAAEYHEKYKDNVDEQSSLYLKKVKNSIKNIYGILVYNIVYPFVSNSFNKIYYNCKGLFSHPNQSSRTATFIIFINNRLVELPPLRRSILNIYNEISNNRYRRFVYLSLFLPYDRIDANVHPSKQRLLLEDQDDIIDDICLNFKNELSKLSSLNSSTVPDSTSYNVIQHITPAEAEVEAPPTKSEEDKKEKTYNKFKVRNDYRQTDISYFAAPVPLESNKVPVYIEDTPEVVTIENEDFVCDEEASCEKEESTELDAIPPVFSFTEMRDGATLGEMWIVNSIKEILRDIDEQRDVGFTNSILNSVLVGVADDRHILIQHDAELAMINIVKIAREAAFQSILWRIGNLPTLELDPPLPLVDLLAFAIAKRRGNADDVETYISEAKGLARQTIIDVLNAVFSFHIEDLEILCIPNVLSNYFPGPEFLPDVLLNIFSQKPADEKKFIVNVSYCIAEYYTVAPTQSVDPTSDHGSYLSRILLHAVQRFPDLSLSSRFVKIHECISGIG